From the genome of Lutzomyia longipalpis isolate SR_M1_2022 chromosome 2, ASM2433408v1, one region includes:
- the LOC129789636 gene encoding negative elongation factor D gives MDEDFEDEGWMGRHRVGDEESENPEHMENPQEVLNECLEKFSTSDYIMEPGIFTQLKRYFQAGGTPEQVINLLSHNYTAVAQMTNLIAEWLITAGVKVVDVQAMVENHLKDMILRTFDPKKADTIFTEEGETPAWLTEMIEHHTWRSLIYRLAEEYPDCLMLNFTIKLISDAGFQSEITSISTAAQQIEVFSRVLKTAITKFLTNPDDAQNSILECAKMVCHGQHTYVYSQVLIQVLSQETKGGFNMKSLSQEITKYALQINQNVTPITMALNGSAGYPQACEALTSMLSRNTLNPADINVLYRNYSVVDPPPIDLIRNPQFLDLLVDSLFKAGVKINPEHKSKYIYLLAYAASVCETTSKKGGQLKRMINKDELKNTTQAIEKVHAICNVNKGSTELIADLQVLYNCIRYPVVGVGVIRWVENTVTEPSYFKLSTDSCPPHLALLDEVATVHSSLHPQILRLLIRLFESKQDELEILVQLEMRKMLLDRMVNLLTRGCVVPVVKYIKHCCQRGDTDISLIRYFVTEVLETITHPYSPEFVQLFLPMVENEEITGSMRGEGDQDPVSEFIVYCRPVGRQ, from the exons ATGGACGAGGACTTTGAAGATGAGGGATGGATGGGACGTCATAGAGTTGGAGATGAAGAG TCTGAAAATCCGGAGCACATGGAAAACCCCCAGGAAGTACTCAATGAGTGCCTGGAGAAGTTCTCCACATCAGATTATATCATGGAACCGGGAATTTTCACTCAGCTCAAGAGATACTTCCAAGCGGGAGGGACTCCGGAGCAGGTTATCAATCTTCTGTCGCACAACTACACAGCTGTGGCACAGATGACCAATCTCATAGCTGAGTGGCTCATAACAGCTGGTGTGAAGGTCGTGGATGTGCAGGCGATGGTGGAGAATCACTTGAAGGACATGATTTTGAGAACATTCGACCCGAAGAAGGCGGATACTATTTTCACGGAGGAGGGAGAA ACCCCAGCATGGTTGACGGAAATGATTGAGCATCACACATGGAGATCACTCATATATCGTCTTGCTGAAGAGTATCCGGACTGCCTTATGTTGAATTTTacgataaaattgatttccgACGCGGGATTTCAGAGCGAAATTACGTCAATTTCCACAGCTGCCCAGCAGATTGAGGTGTTTTCGCGCGTCCTCAAAACTGCCATCAcgaaatttctcacaaatcCCGATGATGcccaaaattcaattctcGAATGTGCC aAAATGGTTTGTCATGGACAACACACGTATGTCTACAGCCAAGTTCTAATACAGGTCCTGTCTCAAGAGACAAAAGGTGGATTCAATATGAAAAGCTTGTCGCAGGAAATCACAAAATATGCTCTCCAAAT AAACCAAAATGTGACTCCAATTACAATGGCACTAAATGGATCAGCTGGCTACCCACAAGCATGTGAAGCCTTGACATCTATGCTGTCACGAAACACCCTAAATCCTGCTGATATTAACGTTCTCTATCGCAATTACTCTGTTGTGGATCCACCTCCGATTGATCTTATTCGTAACCCCCAATTTCTCGATCTTCTCGTGGATTCGCTCTTTAAGGCCGGCGTGAAGATTAATCCGGAGCACAAATCCAAATACATCTACTTGCTGGCCTATGCGGCAAGTGTGTGTGAGACAACATCAAAGAAAGGGGGGCAGTTGAAGCGCATGATCAACAAGGATGAACTGAAGAATACAACTCAAGCCATAGAGAAAGTTCATGCAATTTGCAATGTTAACAAGGGCTCAACGGAGCTCATTGCTGATCTTCAGGTGCTCTACAATTGTATCCGGTACCCAGTAGTCGGGGTAGGGGTAATACGTTGGGTTGAGAACACCGTAACGGAACCGTCTTACTTTAAACTCTCAACGGACAGTTGTCCACCGCATTTGGCCCTTTTGGATGAAGTAGCAACCGTGCATAGTTCGTTGCATCCTCAAATTCTTCGCCTGCTAATACGTTTGTTTGAGTCAAAGCAAGATGAGCTTGAAATTCTCGTTCAGTTGGAAATGCGCAAAATGCTCCTCGATCGGATGGTTAACCTCCTCACCCGCGGGTGTGTTGTACCCGTTGTTAAGTACATTAAACATTGCTGCCAGCGCGGGGATACGGACATCTCCCTCATTCGGTACTTTGTCACAGAAGTCTTGGAAACCATAACACATCCATACTCTCCGGAATTTGTTCAGCTCTTCCTGCCAAtggtggaaaatgaagaaataacaGGATCAATGCGTGGTGAAGGTGATCAGGATCCCGTCTCTGAATTTATTG
- the LOC129789667 gene encoding protein phosphatase 1L has translation MDDELEDRVLYQTYATYMKFLSKIALGVPLNFTYMLRILRLYLTKPEVIICGLLFIVLIVYLHAVEVWGKDFVGRIQKTLGYSAKATKLLASYPDALITEQLHQASACFAIQGRRPGMEDRFIINENINKGTGIAVFAVFDGHAGDLAANYAKDALMKSVLAKIVDAHGILNGKEPENVAEKKSKPEEMDESNKENVAVDKNALSQRRSSFRKSYSSFTEDCIQKGNCKKAPEPDIYNLNALCRPLTKESLLGQNSNSQKAERPPILDAKCYIEGGKINYGKLLTDEVLVADYDLLQLAKKSRNVSGTTALIAVLDGTKLVVANVGDSRGVMCDAKGNAIPLSFDHKPQQVREKKRIEEAGGFVAFNGVWRVAGILATSRAMGDYPLKDKNLVIAEPDILTFNLADHKPMFIILASDGLWDTFSNEEAVSFIKKRLDEPYFGAKSLTMQSYYRGSVDNISVLVVVFKNGTFRVGSSASD, from the exons ATGGATGACGAACTAGAGGACCGGGTGCTGTATCAAACGTACGCAACATACATGAAATTCCTGTCGAAAATCGCTTTGGGTGTTCCGCTCAACTTCACTTACATGTTGAGGATACTACGGCTGTACCTCACGAAGCCCGAAGTGATCATCTGCGGGCTCCTCTTTATCGTCCTCATTGTCTACTTGCATGCCGTGGAAGTCTGGGGGAAGGATTTTGTGGGGCGCATCCAGAAAACACTCGGGTACTCGGCAAAAGCCACGAAACTCCTTGCGTCCTATCCGGATGCCCTGATCACGGAACAACTCCATCAAGCGAGTGCCTGTTTTGCAATTCAAGGCAGAAGACCCGGAATGGAGGACAG ATTTATCATCAATGAGAACATCAACAAAGGCACGGGAATTGCTGTCTTTGCCGTCTTTGATGGGCATGCTGGTGATTTGGCGGCGAACTACGCGAAAGATGCCCTCATGAAGAGTGTCCTGGCGAAGATAGTAGATGCTCATGGCATTCTAAATGGCAAGGAACCTGAAAATGTGGCAGAGAAAAAGTCCAAGCCAGAGGAAATGGATGAGAGTAACAAAGAGAATGTTGCTGTGGACAAAAATGCCTTATCCCAGAGACGTTCAAGTTTCCGCAAGTCATATTCTTCCTTCACGGAGGACTGCATACAAAAGGGGAACTGCAAGAAGGCTCCTGAGCCCGATATATACAATCTCAACGCACTCTGCCGACCTCTCACAAAAGAGAGTTTATTGGGTCAAAATAGCAATTCCCAGAAGGCGGAAAGACCTCCAATTCTCGATGCAAAATGCTACATTGAGGGTGGGAAGATAAATTATGGAAAACTCCTCACGGATGAAGTTCTCGTGGCTGATTATGATCTCTTGCAGTTGGCAAAGAAGTCC aGAAATGTTTCTGGTACAACAGCCCTGATTGCTGTTCTCGATGGTACGAAGCTTGTTGTGGCGAATGTTGGTGATTCCAGGGGTGTAATGTGCGATGCAAAAGGCAATGCCATCCCCCTCTCATTCGACCACAAACCCCAGCAAGTGCGTGAAAAGAAGAGAATCGAAGAAGCAGGTGGTTTTGTTGCCTTCAACGGAGTCTGGCGTGTTGCTGGTATCCTTGCGACATCTCGAGCCATGGGAGACTATCCGCTAAAGGACAAGAACCTGGTAATCGCAGAACCAGACATCCTGACCTTCAATTTGGCAGATCACAA gCCAATGTTCATTATTCTGGCTTCAGATGGACTCTGGGATACTTTTAGCAACGAGGAAGCAGTGTCCTTCATCAAGAAGCGCCTCGATGAACCCTATTTTGGGGCAAAAAGCCTCACAATGCAGTCATACTATCGTGGATCCGTGGACAATATTTCGGTTCTTGTGGTTGTCTTCAAGAATGGCACCTTCCGCGTAGGTTCCTCAGCAAGTGACTGA